The DNA sequence GCAGCACCGGCACATGACGGACCCGGTTGTTGGTCATCAGCGCCGAAAGGTCGTCGATGTGATCCTCCGGTGTGCAGGTCACCAGGGTGCTGCTCATGATGTCGCCGACCCGACGATGCAGCAGGTCAGGCCCGTGCTCGTGGAGTTGGCGCACCACGTCTCGTTCGGACACGATGCCCAGCACACCGTCGGCGCCGACGACCACCATGGCGCCGATATTGTGGGTGGCCAGCTCGGTCAGCAGACCTTTGACCGTGGTCGTTTCGGTGACCGTCGCCACCGCCGAGCCCTTGCTCCGCAAAATATCCGCGATGCGCATCGACACTCCTTTGTGATCGACCTCACATCAGGCTAAAACGTTCCTCCCCGGCGCGGATGCAAACCGAGTGTGTTGATGTTGGAGCAGGACGACTGAAGGAGAGTGCACCGTGAGCGCGGTTCCCACGACGATGCTGGGCGACGGCCTGGAGGTCAGTGCGATCGGATTCGGCGGGATGGCGCTGACTCCGATCTATGGGGAGGTCGACGACGCCGAGTCGCTGGCCACCCTGCATCACTGCGTCGACATCGGTGTCACCTTCCTCGACACCGCCAACGTCTATGGCATCGGCGCCAACGAGCAGCTGATCGGCAGGCTGCTCGCTGACCGCCGCGACGAGATCACGGTGGCGACGAAGTTCGGTATCACCGGTGACCCGACGACCGGCCAGCTGCGCGCCCGCGGTGACGCCGACTACGTACGGCAGTGCCTGGACGAGAGCCTCGCACGGCTCGGCACCGACGCCGTCGACCTGTACTACCTGCACCGGCGTGATGTGACGGTGCCGATCGAGGAAACCGTCGGCGCGATGGCCGAGCTGGTCACCGCAGGCAAGGTGCGCCACCTCGGGCTATCGGAAGTGACGGCAGAGGAGCTGCGTGCCGCCGTGGCCGTCCACCCGATCGCTGCGGTGCAGAGCGAATGGTCGTTGTGGAGTCGGGACGTGGAACGCAACGTCGTTCCCGCCGCGGTAGCGCTCGGCGTCGGTTTCGTGCCCTACTCACCCTTGGGCCGCGGCTTCTTGGCCGGGGCCTTCCGCTCGGCGGGGGACTTCTCCTCCGAATGGGACTTCCGCCGTACCATGCCGCGCTTCACCGACGGGGCATTGGACGCTAATCAGGCTGTCCTGCACGCCATTTCCGATGTCGGAGACCAGATCGGCGCCACCCCGGCCCAGGTCGCGCTGGCCTGGCTGCGCCAGCGCGCGCAGGCCTTGGGCATCGTATCGGTGCCGATCCCGGGAACGCGGCGGGCGGCGCGGGTCGACGAGAACGCCGCATCGCTGTCGATTCAGCTCACCGACGCGCAGCTCGGCGGGCTGGACGCGGCAGCCGCCGCGGTCACCGGCGACCGGTTCGCCGACCTCACCTGGGTGTCGGCCGGCCGGGAATGATCATCGCGGCGTCGTCGAACTGGGCGGCCTGACTGCTGATCCGGGTGATCTCACTCGGGCGCTTCAACAGGCCCCGCACGGCGATGACAGCGACCTGTTCGGCCACCCTGATCGCCTCGGCTTCCCGATCCCCTTCGTCGGTGTGCAGCCGGGTGCGTTTCTGCGCGCCCTCATCGAAGTTCAGCAGCAGCCCCGCCGTCTCCTGCTGATCGCAATCGATGAACTTGCCCTCGGCAATGCCGGCACCGATCAGGTCCGCCACCCAGTTCTTCAGCCGCTCGTAATCCGTCCAGAATTGGTGGAACTCGGCGCGCTGGTCGTGGGCGATGCGCTGGATCTCGTTGAAGTCGATCGGCGACAACGCCAACTGCAGGGTGTCGAACCGCAACAAGCGGTACAACTTGACCGCCGGCGAACCCGAGCCGGCCCCCACCTCGGAGATGAACGTCAGCGGCGCCCGATTGACCAGCAAAGCCTCGCCCAGCAGCTGCTCCTTGTTGCGAAACCAGTAGTACAGCGACGACTGCTGCAGACCCGCGGCCCTGGCGATGTCGCTCATCGTGGTTTGCGCATAGCCTTTTTCGGAGAACAGGCGTGTCGCAGCGTTGACGATCCCGGCGCGCGGCGAGGCCGCACCCACCGAGTCGGCATCGTTGCGGGGTCGCCCGATGGAACGAACCTGCGACCGGGGCTCCGATGTCGGCACACGGCGAATTCTACGGTCGTCACTCACCCCAGTGGGGGGACCTCGTTGTGGGCGCGCTCGACGACATCGCGGGCGGCGGCCACCACATCCCGCCACAGCTCACGCCCGAAGGCCTCCGAAGCCCGCGACGGGTACCCGGTCACCCCGTTGGTGGAGACCTGCTGGACGGGATAGCGGAACACCGTGCCAGCGGTGCGGTCCGGATCGTCGGCACCGGCCATCGCGTCGGTATCCACCAGGTCGGGGCGAACCGCGAGCATGAGCGAGGTCTCGGCGGCATTGGCGTGCCAGTCGGCGGCGTCCTCGGTGGCCCGCCGAGCGATATCGGGTGTCAGGTCCCACCACTGCATGACACCAACGCGGCGGTCCGGATGCAGCCGGCGAAACCGGTCGCAGGACAACCACAGTGGAGCCGCGTTGCCGACGTGCCCGTTGACGAACAGGATGCGCCGCACCCCGGACTCGACGCATGCCTGCGCGACCCGCACCGCTGCGTCCGCGGTGTCCTCGCCGGAGAAGGCGACGGTCCCGGCCAGCTGGGTTCCGTGAAACATGCTCGCGCCGAACGCCAGTGCGGGTAGTACCAGCGCGAGGTCACCAGCCGCGGCGTCGGCGACCGCGGTCGCCATGATGGTGTCGGTGCCGACCGGCAGATGGGGACCGTGCTGTTCGGTGGCTCCGACCGGGATCAGGGCGACCGTGTCGGGGTCCGCCGCTAGGCGTGCGGCGATCTGGACCGAGTTGAGTTCTTCCCAGCGGTGGCTGGACTCGGCCATCAGAAGAACCTCAGGTAGCGATCGGACTCCCACGACGACACGTGGGCGTTGTAGGAGTTCCACTCGGCACGTTTCTCGTCCAGGAATGAGGTGAACATGGCATCACCGAAAACGCTGCGGGCCAACGGGTCTGCGTCGAGTACCTCGATGGCTTCGCCGAGCGAGCGCGGCAACCAGGTGATGCCCCGATCCTGCAGCTCAGCCTCGGAGAGCCGGTAGAGGTTGTCCCGGTTGGGCTCTCCCGGGTCGAGCCCTTCGCGGATACCCTCCAAGCCGGCGGCCAGCATGAGAGCGGCTCCCAGATAAGGATTGTTGGCGCTGTCGGCGGCGCGGCATTCGACCCGACCGCCGCCCCTGGGAATGCGCAGCATGTTGGTGCGGTTGTTGTCCCCGTAACAGGCAAAGATCGGGGCCCAGGTCAGACCCGACATGCTGCCCTGCTTGACCAGCCGCTTGTAACTGTTGACGGTGGGGGCGATCACCGCACAGATCGCCGGGGCGTGCCGGAGCACGCCGGCGATGAACTGGTATCCGAGTTCCGAGAGACCACACCCACGGGGGTCGTCGTCGGCGGCGAACAGGTTGACACCCGCGGCGTCGGCCAGCGACATGTTGAAGTGCGCACCACTACCGGTCCGATCGGCAAAGGGTTTGGGCATCCACGACGCGAACAGTCCGTGTTTGCGGGCG is a window from the Mycolicibacterium anyangense genome containing:
- a CDS encoding creatininase family protein — translated: MAESSHRWEELNSVQIAARLAADPDTVALIPVGATEQHGPHLPVGTDTIMATAVADAAAGDLALVLPALAFGASMFHGTQLAGTVAFSGEDTADAAVRVAQACVESGVRRILFVNGHVGNAAPLWLSCDRFRRLHPDRRVGVMQWWDLTPDIARRATEDAADWHANAAETSLMLAVRPDLVDTDAMAGADDPDRTAGTVFRYPVQQVSTNGVTGYPSRASEAFGRELWRDVVAAARDVVERAHNEVPPLG
- a CDS encoding TetR/AcrR family transcriptional regulator, coding for MPTSEPRSQVRSIGRPRNDADSVGAASPRAGIVNAATRLFSEKGYAQTTMSDIARAAGLQQSSLYYWFRNKEQLLGEALLVNRAPLTFISEVGAGSGSPAVKLYRLLRFDTLQLALSPIDFNEIQRIAHDQRAEFHQFWTDYERLKNWVADLIGAGIAEGKFIDCDQQETAGLLLNFDEGAQKRTRLHTDEGDREAEAIRVAEQVAVIAVRGLLKRPSEITRISSQAAQFDDAAMIIPGRPTPR
- a CDS encoding aldo/keto reductase, whose translation is MSAVPTTMLGDGLEVSAIGFGGMALTPIYGEVDDAESLATLHHCVDIGVTFLDTANVYGIGANEQLIGRLLADRRDEITVATKFGITGDPTTGQLRARGDADYVRQCLDESLARLGTDAVDLYYLHRRDVTVPIEETVGAMAELVTAGKVRHLGLSEVTAEELRAAVAVHPIAAVQSEWSLWSRDVERNVVPAAVALGVGFVPYSPLGRGFLAGAFRSAGDFSSEWDFRRTMPRFTDGALDANQAVLHAISDVGDQIGATPAQVALAWLRQRAQALGIVSVPIPGTRRAARVDENAASLSIQLTDAQLGGLDAAAAAVTGDRFADLTWVSAGRE
- a CDS encoding CBS domain-containing protein, translated to MRIADILRSKGSAVATVTETTTVKGLLTELATHNIGAMVVVGADGVLGIVSERDVVRQLHEHGPDLLHRRVGDIMSSTLVTCTPEDHIDDLSALMTNNRVRHVPVLHNGRLVGIVSIGDVVKNRMEELQAEQQQLQAYITQGG
- the glnT gene encoding type III glutamate--ammonia ligase translates to MTSTRNGHPQHAEVDQVAETLASAGVRYAAISFVDMHGKPKSKMVPLAHLGQAAYGSEMFTGAALDGVPQDVNDDEVAPHPDLGRAIIMPFNREIAWFPGDLWIGDTPFEACSRQILKRVASDAESLGYTFNLGIETEFFLLSDSSGGPVPASPDDNLDKPCYDLRTMLHNFGVVDEIVTAMNELGWDVYSFDHEDGNGQFETDFTYTDVVSMADRFVFFRMMVGEIARKHGLFASWMPKPFADRTGSGAHFNMSLADAAGVNLFAADDDPRGCGLSELGYQFIAGVLRHAPAICAVIAPTVNSYKRLVKQGSMSGLTWAPIFACYGDNNRTNMLRIPRGGGRVECRAADSANNPYLGAALMLAAGLEGIREGLDPGEPNRDNLYRLSEAELQDRGITWLPRSLGEAIEVLDADPLARSVFGDAMFTSFLDEKRAEWNSYNAHVSSWESDRYLRFF